The Flammeovirgaceae bacterium genome contains a region encoding:
- a CDS encoding VWA domain-containing protein, producing MDTTLPWYSLYWFLPSTLKAFTWNNPEILYALAGLPLLFLMRWLWQLKTSQKLPVALTQKDLKNSALNLIRLLPGLLLILCLALLLVALARPQKTNEKVEQWTEGIDIMLAIDISRSMEIADFTPNRLDAAKKVATEFIDGRLQDRIGIVVFSGDAFSLAPLTTDYSMLKSLINEMTFSMIESRGTAIGSALAVVTNRMRESDSKSKVCILLSDGDSNAGNIDPLTAAELAAAFGIKIYTIVIGKEGMVPFGKDFFGRPNMIENNVDETTMRKIAEIGNGEFYRVLDNRALERVFSQIDKLEKAEIKETRFKDTADYYTIYLTWAIVLLLAWLFTKLTFISNVLHD from the coding sequence ATGGACACCACCCTGCCCTGGTATTCGCTGTATTGGTTCTTGCCATCCACACTAAAAGCATTTACCTGGAATAATCCGGAAATTTTATATGCGCTTGCAGGGCTTCCCCTGTTGTTTCTTATGCGCTGGTTATGGCAATTAAAAACCTCGCAAAAGTTGCCGGTAGCGTTAACACAAAAAGATCTCAAAAATTCGGCCCTCAACTTAATCCGGCTGCTGCCCGGCCTGTTGCTTATCCTTTGCCTGGCGCTTTTGCTGGTTGCCCTGGCCCGCCCACAAAAAACCAATGAAAAAGTAGAGCAATGGACGGAAGGAATTGACATTATGCTGGCTATCGACATTTCCCGCTCGATGGAGATTGCCGACTTTACGCCCAACCGGCTGGATGCCGCCAAAAAAGTGGCTACTGAATTTATTGATGGCCGCCTGCAGGACCGAATCGGCATTGTGGTGTTCTCGGGGGATGCCTTTTCGCTGGCTCCGCTTACCACCGATTACAGCATGCTCAAGTCGCTGATTAATGAAATGACCTTTAGCATGATTGAGTCGCGCGGTACGGCCATTGGCAGCGCACTGGCCGTGGTTACCAACCGCATGCGCGAATCGGATTCGAAATCAAAAGTGTGCATCCTGTTAAGCGATGGTGACAGCAATGCCGGCAACATTGATCCCTTAACGGCAGCCGAACTGGCAGCAGCTTTTGGTATTAAAATCTATACCATCGTTATCGGTAAAGAAGGCATGGTGCCCTTCGGTAAAGATTTTTTTGGCAGACCTAACATGATTGAAAATAATGTTGACGAAACCACCATGCGTAAAATTGCCGAAATCGGTAACGGAGAATTTTACCGGGTTCTGGATAACCGGGCGCTTGAACGGGTATTTAGCCAGATCGATAAATTAGAAAAAGCAGAAATAAAAGAAACACGGTTTAAGGACACCGCAGATTATTATACAATCTATCTGACCTGGGCAATTGTACTGCTGCTGGCCTGGTTGTTTACCAAACTTACCTTTATCAGCAACGTGCTGCATGACTAA
- a CDS encoding DUF58 domain-containing protein, whose amino-acid sequence MKALLKKLRKYEIRIRKAINSQMQGDFRSVFKGTGLEFDDVRPYQYGDDIRTIDWNVSAKGHGTFVKTFREEKEQTVFFVLDVSASQEIGAEGKTKIDIGREICGVLALSAVKESSHVGLICFSDQRELYIKPSKGTAQAYQIIHGLVNLHPRSLQTNLTRALLFALNTIKRRSVVILISDFIDEGYKHNLKALARKHDLVMIHISDKRETRLPKLGIVPVLDKESRKTLWVNTSFGDFRQKISRQLAERIAALESFSRKHQINFISIDTDEDYVPKLLKLFKVRNRTVKTT is encoded by the coding sequence ATGAAGGCTTTACTGAAGAAACTGCGCAAGTACGAAATACGGATTCGCAAGGCCATAAACAGCCAGATGCAGGGCGATTTCCGGTCGGTGTTTAAAGGCACCGGGTTGGAGTTTGACGATGTACGCCCCTACCAGTATGGCGATGACATCCGTACCATCGATTGGAACGTATCAGCCAAAGGACACGGCACGTTTGTTAAAACATTTCGTGAAGAAAAAGAACAAACGGTATTCTTCGTTCTTGATGTGAGTGCATCACAGGAAATTGGAGCCGAGGGTAAAACCAAAATAGATATTGGCCGAGAAATTTGCGGAGTGCTGGCACTTTCGGCCGTAAAAGAATCCAGCCATGTCGGGTTAATTTGTTTTTCGGACCAACGTGAATTGTATATCAAACCAAGTAAAGGCACAGCACAAGCCTACCAGATTATTCACGGCCTGGTTAATCTTCATCCGCGGTCCTTACAAACCAACCTGACACGGGCTTTGTTGTTTGCACTGAATACCATTAAGCGAAGGAGTGTGGTTATTCTGATTTCGGATTTTATTGACGAAGGCTATAAGCACAACCTGAAGGCACTGGCCCGCAAGCACGACCTGGTGATGATTCACATCAGCGATAAACGCGAAACACGGTTGCCCAAACTGGGCATTGTGCCCGTGCTTGATAAAGAAAGCCGGAAAACCCTTTGGGTGAATACATCCTTTGGCGATTTCCGCCAGAAAATCAGCAGGCAGTTAGCCGAACGGATTGCCGCCCTGGAGTCCTTCAGCAGGAAACATCAGATCAATTTTATTTCAATTGATACCGATGAAGATTACGTGCCTAAACTGCTGAAGTTATTTAAAGTAAGAAACCGAACAGTAAAAACTACGTAA